Part of the Lolium rigidum isolate FL_2022 chromosome 6, APGP_CSIRO_Lrig_0.1, whole genome shotgun sequence genome, TGGTCGTGGCTGCAGCTCTCGGAGATCGCCATACCCCATCTGCTCGCGGCGTCCATCTTCTCCGCGCAGAACGGAGGGGCCGTCTTCTACACGAATGCCAAGCTGCTGGTTGTTCTGTGCTTGATTTCTGGAGTGTTCAGGTCAGTTAATTGTTTCTTCAGACCCAGCTCATATCGTGCTTAGGATCACAAGACAAGCTATGCCACTATCTGTTTTGATCGCACTGGGCTGAAACAGCTGGCCTGAATGATTACCCTCACTTAGGCATTGGGTGGTCTAGTTCAGTCTGCAAAAAACTTGAAATGTGTTGACAATCTAGGATATGGGAGAAGTTCTGGACTGTGATGAGCTTGGAACCTGAGGTGTTCACAGTATGATGAAGTATAGAATTGGTAGCATAGCTGCCAAACATAAACTTAAATTTCTACATGGTACATTGCAAATGCTATGATATGATCGGTACGATCGCTGTGAAATGCAAGCTTCAATTTCTGCAAATATACATTGTCGACAACTGCACATGCACATGCATGGACAAGTGTGCACACATGAAGACAAGGAATTTCGTGAGATAATCTGCACAGGACTAGAATTGTTCGCCTTCAGCATggttttttgagttttttttagGTTGCTTATTTAGCTCGTGTCCCCCTTTTGCAGTGGTGTGCGAAGCTGCTGTTTCGGTATTGCGAACATGATATTGGTAAAACCATGTTAGATTTTATGTAATTTAACAAGTCTATTTCCTTTCATGTTGCCCTTTGGATCGATCGGTGTCTTACAATCAATATCTCAACTTTTTTTCTTAGGTCAAACGAATGAGAGAAATGCTCTTTGATTCCATCCTATCTCAGGTAAAAACAGAGAAGGAAAAAcatatggtttcctcaagaaaatTGAATAGGGCCCATACTATTTTGTCTTATTTAGTTTCGGTTGGAATTGCTACAAAGTTTCATAACTGCATTCTATATTGTGCTAGGATATTGCTTTTTTCGACGAGGAAACTGTGGGTGATTTGACAAGTAGGCTTGGTTCCGACTGCCAGCAAGTGTCTCGAGTTATTGGCAATGATCTTAATTTGATTTCGCGCAACTTGCTTCAGGTGAAAAGGTTGTTTAGTATTCGAGTCTACAATGATGACCACTATCTTGAAAAACTCATTTATCATACGTGACTTTGTCTCAGGGTATAGGCGCGCTAATTTATCTTCTAATCTTATCATGGCCTCTTGGACTGTGCACTATGCTTACTTGTGGGACATTGTCAATGATTATGGTAGTTCATGGACGGTAAAAGCTTGTTCTCACTTCTCGGTGGTTTATTTCTCCTTTTGGTCTTGCTTGCTCTTTTCCCTATTATATTGTTAGCTTGCAGCAATATCAAGTAAATGCTACTCCCTCCATGCACTATCATAAGATTGTTTAGTTTTTTCaaaaatgcatgtatctagatgcgttttagtgtgtaggttcactcattTCGGTCCGTATCTAGTCCACattgaaatatctaaaacatcttataatagtgaacggagggagtatatactaCCTCCTCCAGGTTTCCTTATTTTTTTGCTTTGAATCTTTGGTCCATGTGAAAGAAATCATTATGATACCTTCGTTTGATAGGTATCAGAAAAAGGCAGCTAAATTTGCACAAGAGTTCACTGCAAGTGCCAATAATGTAAGTTTATGGCCTCTAGTTGGAAGCTATTTGACAAGGCAAATTCATATATCAGTGATTTCCCTCATTTTGTATTATATTAATCTAAATCAGGTTGCTCAAGAAGCGATAACATTGGTTAGGACAGTACGGGTCTATGGGACCGAAAAGCAAGAGATCAAAAGGTAATCACTCTGCTCTCGTGTTTCTCTTATAAAGCATATATTTAACACTATGCACATGTCATAAACCCTGTTGTACTTATATATAGGTATGCAAAGTGGTTGGATAAGCTGTATGATGTAAGCTTTCGGCAGACAATGGCTTATGGGGGCTGGAGCTTGAGCTTGAATTATCTATACCATGCTACTCAGGTATTTGATGCTACTGTGTTTTAATATTCCATCCGACCCATATTACTTGTCGCAGGTTTTGTCGGAGGGAGCAATATTATTACTAGAAACATAGGATCTAGGTATGGACTTTTCAGTTCTCATTGCACTACTGATGAAGAATTCTTCCAAATAAGCTTTGCGTAGGTCGTTGCAGTTTTGATTGGAGGAATATATATCATGTCCGGGAAGTTAAGTGCTGAGCAACTGACAAAATTCACGCTGTACGCCGAGTGGCTAATTTTGTCTACCTGGTGGATTGGAGATAACTGGTCTTCCTTGATGCAATCTGTCGGTGCAAGTGAAAAAGTCTTCCGCTTGATGGATCTCCTGCCTAGCAAGCACCTTACTTCTAAAGGCAAGGCCGTAGAGTGCATGCTGATGTCTACTTTAGAGTCTCTGTTCTTTGATACTTTAATTGTCAGACTGTCATTGTTAAAGTAGTCTAAATTTTTTCACGATCGCAGGCCTCAGGTTACAGAAGTTAGAAGGGCGAATTCAGTATGAAGATGTAGCATTTTCATATCCGTCAAGACCTTCAGTATGTATCACCATCCCCTTTAGATGTTTTTTCTTTGATGAGCACACACAAGCACACATGTATAGTAGGGTTCATCAATTTGTGTGTTCCGTGATTATTATATATGTTTGGGTATTTGTGTACCAATCTACCTCGTGGCTCTTAATTTTCAGGTACCAATTTTGAAAAGGCTGAATCTAACACTCAATCCAAATGAAGTAGTTGCCATTGTAAGATATATAGAATGATGCTTTCATAGATCTGAATTCTACAAGTATTGCGAATGCAACCTTTGACATATAATCCTACTGCTCATGCATGGTTTACACCTTCAAAGGTTGGTCTTAGTGGAAGTGGCAAGAGTACTATAGTTAACCTTCTACTTCAGCTATATGAACCTACAAATGGGCAAGTAAGTTATTTCTGCCTCTTTCTATTGTTTCTGTCCCTCCTTCCAGGAGTTAAGCATTGCTGCACTTCAAAAGCAAAGTTATTTACTGGTCTGAAGTTATGTTTGTAACTGGTGCAGATACTAGTAGATGGTGTTCCACTTAGCAAGCTGGATACCAGATGGTTTAGGGAGAGAATTGGTTTTGTGGGACAGGTTCAGATCCATTTAACCCAAGACAGATTGTTGTACCACATGGAACTGTTTTGTATTTAACAATAGCATATACTTGCTATATGCAGGAGCCTAAGCTATTTCGAATGGATGTTAGTGCAAATATTAGGTATGGCTGCCCTAGAGAAGTTGGCCAGGAAGAAGTGGAGTGGGCTGCTAAACAGGCTTATGCTCACGATTTCATAATGGCTCTTCCTGATGGCTATAACACCACTGTTGACGATGCTCTTCTTAGTGGAGGCCAAAAGCAACGTGTTGCTATTGCAAGGGCCCTTCTGAGAGATCCAGCCATCTTAGTACTTGACGAAGCCACTAGTGCACTTGATGCTGAGAGCGAACATTATGTGAAGGTAGAGTATTTGTTAAGAAAAGAATAAATTGTACACAGTAGATAAGTATAATGTGCCTATGAATAGCATGTTAAGTTTTTTTTCTGCGTTGCTCTAGAGTGTTATCACTGAAGTAAGCACCGACCCTAAGGCTGGAAGAACCGTTATAATCATAGCTCACAGGTAATGTTTGCTTAAGACTAAGTTTCCTCTTATATTAGGAATAAGAATTAAGCTGACGCCATTTTCTATAGGTTATCCACGATTCAAGCCGCTGATAGGATTATTGTGATGGATAATGGTGATATTGTGGAGGTAAGCTTTTGATTTTTGTCGTGTCATGACTGCAAACACATATTGTGAATTGTGAGATTCGCGATGTCAGGCTTGTCCGCAGCTGAACAGATTGTACCTACAGCCGTTACTCACAGAAATAGTGAACTTTTGATTAGTATTTCCAGGCACTTCTGTGGTTTTTAGATCACTCTTCTGTATGGTTGTACAGGACGGACCACATAGTGAGCTTATCAAGCAAGATGGTTTGTATTCAAGATTAGCTCGGCGACAAAATGATGCTCTCCCATAGGAAGATGGTTCAGTCTACACTGGGGTTTTCCAGGTGGAGCCTCTGTCATTGGTGTATTCTTACAACTGACCATGGATCAGTTCCAGATTCTAATGATTCACAAATGCCAACTAACCAAACTGTATTGAAACGGTTACCGTCGCCAAAGGATCAAAGGGCAGTCGAAGTCCAGCGATGGCAGTACATGGAGGATTCAGGAAATTGAGTAGTTCGTACATGATTCATTTAGTCACACATTATCAGATGCAACCTGTAACTATATAAATATAGGCATTCTGGAGTTCAGATCATCGAAACCCTGTAACCAACTGTTGTATAAGAAAAAATGCAACAATTTTCTGGGATGAAATATACTCCAGTTTTGATAGAACTTCTATATTCAAATGGTCCTTTTGTTTCAAGATTCCATAAGGTATATATTATATAATATTTGATGCAACTGCTCCGTTGGGTATATGATCTTTCGGAAGGATAGATTTCACTGACACAACTGCTACGTTAGGCCAGACGTGCATTGTCATGAATGCTTTCAGAGCGCTAAGGTTCACTTCGTTGTATGGCTCTTTCGTGTGTTGTCACAGAATGCAGCCACCACACTTGGCTGCAGCAAGGGCACAAGGCACTTCTTTTCACAAGGACATGATCTTATTAATTCTATCTTTGAAAAATCAAGTCTATTTAGTAAACATCAGTGCATCATACATGAAGGTGAGGTCCTACTAACTTTTCTAGTTCCAAGATTCTTAGAATTCACTACAAAATGGAACCCGGTTCAGTTGTCCCTAGACACTCAAGTTGCTCAAGAAAAACTTCTGTTCAGGACAGGATCCAAGCAACCGCAACTGCTCGAAATTTGAGGATCCAAAACTTCTGTTTGCATCTTCCCCTCAAGCAGTCTTTTGTTTCGTCGATGTCGATGAAAGGTAAGATAGGGCCCTATGGCCAACAAACACAAGGAAGACTGAGAGGAAGCCAAGGTACTTCAGAGTTGTGAAAAGATCCAGCTGTTACAACAGAAGAATGAACATGAGCAGATGTTTTGCTTGTGCAATTATGTTTACTACAAGGAGGACACTGACCTTAACCCAGAAGAGAACATAGAGCAGCAGAACTGCTCCAATTCCAGCATGGAAAAGTGATGCGAATGCAGCTGGTCCTGGCAGGGATGGGAAGTTCTTCAAGTTGACTCCCAGACGCATAAGCTGCAAGTAAAAGTCAGAAGCACATTATCAGCATCAATATGTTGGAAGTATTTTCCAAACAACTTTGTGATAGCAGACAAAGATATACACTGGAGTAGGAATTGTTGACTCACCCCAATCAAGAACCCAATAAAAGGCAAAAGTGTGAGACCAGTGAATGCTAGTGAGACTTCCTTAGGCGGCCTCTTCTCTGGTACACGGAAAATGTGTGATATCTCCTTCTGTGGCGCAAACTTTGCCAACGGATCAACAGCTTGTGCAGGAGGACGTGGGGCCTTTTCTGAGGGCTCTGGCAAGTCCAACTCCAGATGGCCAAGGGCTCGTAGGAATGAATTCTCCTGAAGCAGACAAAGAAAAATCAGCAAGGCTAAACGAAACAGGACTGTAGAAATATAAATGTGGCAACATACCATTGAAGCATCACCAACTGAAAGCTCAAGGTCATATCTACCAGAAAGGTAGTAAAATTTCTCCACCAAACCAAGAAAATCCTACAATGTGGATTGAACAAGCACATAAGAAATATTATTAATAAAACAATGTCTAGAATGTATAAATTCTTTTGGAACCCTTGAAAGCTGAAGGCAGCAGAAACATGCAACGTAAGATATGTCAAGTCAGCTTGTGGTACTTCATCTCCACATTTGGCCACATTACCGGTGTGTAACCATGCCACCATGCTTTTATGTGAGGAACGCCCAAATTCAAATTCAAGCACAACTGGAAGATGCATCCACCATAATCATCATTATATACTAATTTTTGAACGATGTTTAATAGGTTTATTTCAAATGTTTTGCAACCTGTATGACCTTTTTCTTCAaacctcaatttgtcataaagatACCAACAGTGTTCCATCCTAAAGTTCTTACAAATGTCGTTTGATAACCATATGATTTTTTTTCTATGAGCCATTCTGTACAAATGTTCTATAAAGATGCCAACAGTGTTCCATCCTAAAGTTCCTACAAATGTCGTTTGATAACCATATGATTTTTTTTCTATGAGCCATTCTGTACTCATTTCCAATTGAAAATTTCCATGGAGTCAAAACTCTTCAGAAACTCTTATGGTTCATGaattcctatgcttttcctatgaTGTAATCAAACACGCTTTGGTGTAGACTCCTATGGCTTCCAACCCCAAGGGATTCAAGGGGTATGACATTACAGTCCTGCATTATTGGCATACCTAgtgtctgtttgtttgggctgtagCTGGCTGGCTGTGCAGGGAAAGCTGCTGTCCAGAAAAAGCTGTTGTGCAGGTAAAGCAACTGTTTCGAGTTTCATCATTTGGCAACATGGCTGGCTGTCTAGCTATATACTGAGAATTCTCTAAACTACCCTCATAGTTCGGAGTACATGCGTACAGATGTATGGTCCGGTGTAGCCTAGTGCGTGTATTGATCGACCGATTGCTGTTGACGCACATGGAAAGTACGGGACGGGTCGGGAAAGGCCAGGTCTGCACGCATGGTCGCGATGGCAAATGCCTGTAAATAAGCTAAACAATGGGGGCAATGCTTTATACTGCTTCGAGTTTAAGTGGCAAAGCTGCGGGAAGCCACCCAAAGCACCTCCGGATGTGCTTTTGCGTGTATGCCTATTTTGCTAGATGGCTTTGGCAAAGCCTACAGCGCAACTGCAGCGTTTGGTTGGTTTGGGTGGCTTTTTCTACTGGAAAGCTAAAaaaaagcccaaacaaacacccccCTAGTACCTTCCGTCTCAAGAACTGAACCACGTTCTCTGGATGATATAATTTAGGGCCTAAAAACTAACTGACACATTGCCAAATGAATGAAGAGCAAGCACTTGAGTACAACAAACTGGGGAGTATGTATACTCAACTAGAACGATTTTGAATTGCCTTGCAGAACCCGGCACCACAAATAAGTGTTCAACTCCACTTTCATGCTTCAACTTCAAGAACACCTGACAACAAATTTGCTAAACGAAGTCAGGAAAAGGAACAAATACTGCAACACTGAAAGAGAAACTTGGGTTTTATTGCACCTGGTGAGGTTTAAATGTGCGCCCAAGTGGTGTAGCTAGTTGAAAAGATAAACGTAACTTCTGCAGATGGTTCGCAGAGAGAGAGATTTGTGTATCTTTCAGTAGATCTAACCTGTAAAGAAGTGGATTGAAAGTGAGACATGCAAAATAAGCTATTTTGCCACAATTAGCAGCTAAAACCCCATGCCAATCTTCAGACAACTTAATAGATATTAACACAGATTTTCTAACTGGGGGTATAGCTAGGCACGTCTAACCCCGTTAGCCGTCTGTTAACACTTCCCCCATCCAGATAAAAAACAAGGCATCTTTCCAACCATACCGGATTTAAAAAAATGCATCGTTCATCCATCCAGATAAAAAATAAGCCATCTTTTTCACTGTCCCAAGAAAGAAACACAGTCGGTTCAGGGAACAGCAAGTTTAACACCATTCATTCGATCTACGGTAGAAAATATTCTACAGGATGATCCAATGGCCAGATGTGGGTGCGTAGCTATCTACCTCCCCCATGGTAGCTGGCTATATATATATGATCCACCAACACAACACGGAGAGGATCGTGAATTACATAATGGAGGATATGCTTCAAACAGACGTCAGGTGTGAAGAAAATTAAATACTAAAAGGTGAAGAAGTGCTATTCCAGATGAGAATGAACTCTTTCAAAGTGATCATGATTGACTTTGGCGGTTGGTGTCAGAACTAAGTTATCTTTTATAAGTTGCTGTAAAATACCAAATTCTGGAAAATAGCACGGAATTAAATGTCTTGAAAAGTTTACTTTTCAACAGACTCAGAAGTCCCAGCATCGTTCTCAGCTATTCCGATTTCTGCCTTGTCAACTTTGATCAGTCCCGTGACAATGACAGTTTCGGTGTTTCTCCCTCCAGTAGTGTAAACAGTTTCATGTTCTGGATCCTGGAGAGAAATCTTGAAAATCGAAAGGGCAAAACATTAAGAATGGCAAATACTATCACTAAGAAAGGGCAAAACATTAAAGAATGGCAAATACTATTACCTCAAAAACTAGCGAGTACTTCCCAACATCTATTTTCAATGGATCAATGTCCAAGTAATGAACATTGTTGTCAACGTCAAACTGAAGTTCCTGATACCATAAGGAAAAAAAATGTTAGGGAATGGCAGCTCAAACAGAGACAAAAGAATGATAAACTAATATAATAAAAAAGAAGTTCCAAGAGGTAAACACTAATCTAAACCTGTACCTTGTCAGTGGTGATAACCTTGGAGTCAGATCCCAATACTTGCACAAGATTTACTCTGAGAGGAGGTGCAGCAGATCCAAACACTGTAGTGACTTCAACCTGAAAATGATACATATCAAGGGGACACAAGTTGGAGTTAACTTGCACCGAGCTAAAAACTTCTGAACTCAAAAGCAACAAGTGACAATATTGCAGCCAAGTGTTACTTTTTTCGTTCACACTCATAACATACTCTTTAGCAAAACATTATTGTTATTaacttactattaaattgcaactaCAGAAGTACCAGCAGGATGCATAAAGGTTAGAAATCATAGAATGCTTGTTTAGAAACAAGGTAAATTCAAGACTTCAAAGTTTAATGAATACAACAGTGCTTGCAAGAGACATGGGGAGTTCCTCAGTCACCAGTGTCATATAATGTGTCTAATACCATTTTGCACTACAACACAGAATAATTTAATGCAGAACCAAAGCCACATTAATACATCAGGCAAAATCAAAGAGACTGGCACGTGATGATCACCTTCAGCTGATCTTTGGAGGTCAAGGACAGTACTTTGGAAGGAAGTGAAAGGATCAAAGGAACAAAGACCCTGTAAATTGCAGAAAATAAATAAGCATCAAAATAATGTGGGTTGCAAACTCTTCAAAAATGGCAAGAAAAAGGGTAACTTGCCTATTGTTCTCCAGGAGTGACAGGGACTTGATCTGATTAAAGCAATCCTTTGCACTACCTGGGAGCCCTATACCAAGAAAGAACTTCGCCAAGCCCAGTATTTTCTCACCGGGGATCTGTAGGTTGAGTGTTGTTGGTTATGGAAGGTGCTTAACACAAATTTAATGAACAAGCACCAAACTGAAATGGGGAAAACTCACATTCAATTTCCCAGAAACAGCATTTGCGAATGAAGTGAAACCCCGTACTACTGAAGCAGAAGTTGTTATGGGGCCCTTGTATTCGGAAGCATCAACATTCTTCTCATCAAAGTAGAAGGTTCCATCATCTGAGAAAACACATACCATAAGATACTATCTGCAGTAAGAGGAGTATTTTCACTTGGAAGTGGCTCCTTCGTAATGGAGAAGTATCACAGTAGACCAAGTAAATAGTTTCAGTACTGCCTAAATAAAAACTTCACGATCTGGAGAGAGAAATTGACAGTAGTAGTAACTATCTAAACCTGCCATTAAGTATGCCATAGGCTTAGCAATTTGGTACCTAAGTTCCTACAAGATATCAACCAGGCATCTTGACTCCTGGAGAACTCTTGACAAGTTTAAGTCGATAATACTCAAAATCTCAGGTCTATAAgctcatttaaaaaaaaacagtGAACCAAATGCTCATCTCCAGCGAGCACAAAGAAGAAGGCTAGAGAACATACCATAGCTTTTGATTGTGCCAAATAGCTTCACGATGTCATTTTTAACGACTCCGATCTGATGGCATGATAATaaaaaaattaagatacatggtaaTAACAAACTTCAAACAATATGCATTTGTAAATCAGATGAATGGAGATTGTTGTGCGTAATTTAGAATGCCATAAGTTGAGAGATTAATAATTTGTTAGGTATGTTTCTATTTGTATTGAATTCAAGCCCTTCCTGCTTTCAAGACTCCACAAAATATAGTAGTTTTTAAATGTATATGTTACCCCTGCGTCCTTATATTACTCATAGAGGAAGATAATAGGATCATGTATAAGGTTTTCACTTGCATTCAGTTGGGAATTACAAGGCTTTGTGAC contains:
- the LOC124665670 gene encoding ABC transporter B family member 26, chloroplastic-like codes for the protein MPPPAALLLTAALGSAPARLSLSLAPRPPCLRAPARRIRPARIRAAAAVGGEFGGLGRRREFIGRLRNVLPGGRWWRLEEEEEGADGRAEASGATAASALHRMWALVANDRWVVFLGFASLVCAALSEIAIPHLLAASIFSAQNGGAVFYTNAKLLVVLCLISGVFSGVRSCCFGIANMILVKRMREMLFDSILSQDIAFFDEETVGDLTSRLGSDCQQVSRVIGNDLNLISRNLLQGIGALIYLLILSWPLGLCTMLTCGTLSMIMVVHGRYQKKAAKFAQEFTASANNVAQEAITLVRTVRVYGTEKQEIKRYAKWLDKLYDVSFRQTMAYGGWSLSLNYLYHATQVVAVLIGGIYIMSGKLSAEQLTKFTLYAEWLILSTWWIGDNWSSLMQSVGASEKVFRLMDLLPSKHLTSKGLRLQKLEGRIQYEDVAFSYPSRPSVPILKRLNLTLNPNEVVAIVGLSGSGKSTIVNLLLQLYEPTNGQILVDGVPLSKLDTRWFRERIGFVGQEPKLFRMDVSANIRYGCPREVGQEEVEWAAKQAYAHDFIMALPDGYNTTVDDALLSGGQKQRVAIARALLRDPAILVLDEATSALDAESEHYVKSVITEVSTDPKAGRTVIIIAHRLSTIQAADRIIVMDNGDIVEDGPHSELIKQDGLYSRLARRQNDALP
- the LOC124665671 gene encoding dolichyl-diphosphooligosaccharide--protein glycosyltransferase subunit 2 yields the protein MAWGLPPLAVLLVLAVIVAPLSSAVRPVSDAHRSTAAELFTAFPDGSLGDLETTYEAVSTFKILGVQKDKSLDGKACKLASDTLSSSSSSSAKDLFHAARISGVLGCSIGAGVYDDVASRLKAVIKDSNSLLEFYYSVGGLLSLKEQGHSVVLSDADSIFHAIKALSQSDGRWRYDTNSAESSTFAAGIALEALAGVVSLSDAEVDPSMIGVVKNDIVKLFGTIKSYDDGTFYFDEKNVDASEYKGPITTSASVVRGFTSFANAVSGKLNIPGEKILGLAKFFLGIGLPGSAKDCFNQIKSLSLLENNRVFVPLILSLPSKVLSLTSKDQLKVEVTTVFGSAAPPLRVNLVQVLGSDSKVITTDKELQFDVDNNVHYLDIDPLKIDVGKYSLVFEISLQDPEHETVYTTGGRNTETVIVTGLIKVDKAEIGIAENDAGTSESVEKLDLLKDTQISLSANHLQKLRLSFQLATPLGRTFKPHQVFLKLKHESGVEHLFVVPGSARQFKIVLDFLGLVEKFYYLSGRYDLELSVGDASMENSFLRALGHLELDLPEPSEKAPRPPAQAVDPLAKFAPQKEISHIFRVPEKRPPKEVSLAFTGLTLLPFIGFLIGLMRLGVNLKNFPSLPGPAAFASLFHAGIGAVLLLYVLFWVKLDLFTTLKYLGFLSVFLVFVGHRALSYLSSTSTKQKTA